The nucleotide window TTCATCAAATACGTCATTCCAAatggtatatatatatcaacttgCTAAAGGTATTTAGTGCTACTCCTAGAGGATTCACTCTGCACTACTCCACCTAGCTTGAAATAGCAATGAACCATTAAGCTGGACAATGTAATGAAGCTGTAATGGACTATGAAGTATACTACTCGATATAGTTTAccatctatttttctattattcATAAATTAAGTGACTGAAGATTCTGTATTGTTTAAACTTTGGTAATACATTTGATGGATGAGTTAAACCTAGTGTCTATGCATTATTAATCACTATGAGCTTTTTAAAGTATAGCTGAAAGGGTAGTACTAGATTGAAAATCCTTTACCACGAGAAGTTGAAGGGTGAATTAACTGTATCAACATTTTTCTCCATGAATCTTCGCAATAAGTTTCGAAAGGATTAAGGATCACCTCGATCAAGTTACTTGGTTATACATTTTATTGAATATTCTCAATGAATTGAAAAGttttcactactagaattatgccatcagacatcaccactattaaatcagtcggaattgcacgcgatgtaaaaaatacatcctaacatcagtttgtgaaaaatCGATTTCTATTGTGATTATAAACATCGATCGTTAAATTAACTGATGTGTAAAGTcttgttcaaaattttgaaaaaacgcggagggactaacTTAAAATATTTGAGAGGCGCGGGGACCAAATTTTCATTCCCCTCAACACTTGGTATTTTCAGACAAAAAACTCTCCAACCCTAGCTAAAGAGACTCCCACTTTGACTTCGCACAGTTCCTTCACCTTGGCCAACCTCGTTCTCCCCTACCTCGTTCTACGACCTGAGCTCGTTCTCCGACCCGACCTTGTCCTTCAACGACCCGAGCCACCTTCAGCTCCTTCACCGACCCAGAACTGCCTCGATCGACCATGACCACGAACTCCTTCAGCGAGCTCCTCCGACCACTTTCTACGACCTGAGCTTGTTCTCCGACCCGACCTCGTCCTTCAACGATCCGAGCCACCTTCCAACTCCTTCACCGACCCAGAACCGCCTCGATCGACCACGACCACGAACTCCTTCAGCAAGCTCCTTCAATGACCTGACCACGAACTCATTCTCCCACCTAAGCTCGTCATTGTCCGACCTGAGCCGGCTCAAGGTAGTTCTCCGATCGCCACCATCGTAGgtccactctctctcttctcttcaccACCAGTGCTGGTTTTCTGGCCGGTTTTGATCTAAAGTTTGGGTCTTTGCTGGTTTTCTGGCCAGTTTTGATATGAAGTTTGggtcttttttgtttaattcttgtgTGTTTCAGTTGGGTTTGTTTTTGAATGGCTTAAAGCTCTAAATGCTttgaatgtttttgtttttgatcttTTGAGCTGTTCATGTggattatattttatttttgaaactttTAGTTCTTAGTTTGGTCTCATGAATTTGGGTTTTGCTGTTGAACCTATGGTGCTTAGATTGCTTGGTTTGGTCTCATGAATTTGGCTTATCTGTTGAAACTATGGTGCTTAGATTGCTTGGTTTGGTCTCATGaatttgggtttttttgttGAAACTATGGTGCTTAGATTCGTTAATTTGGTCTCATGAATTTGGGTTCTGTTGGAACTATGGTGCTTAGATTAATGAATTAATCTCAGTTAATCAGTTTAATAAAGGGCTTTGCTTTTGCCAGATTGACATCGTGAAATGTCTTTGATTGTTCAAGTTTTGTGGTTTCTTTGTATTTGTTTCATTATCCAAGCTACTGTCCTTATCTGTGTTATATATTCTGCTAGCTGACTTGAGATGTAAATGGTTTATAAGGTTTGATTAACTTTGTTTTCgtcctttgtttttgttgttagtgGGGAGTTTGAAGGCTAGGACCTATTAATTTGGAATCAAAAAAGTAAAATCAAAAAGCCGTGAAACAGGAACTGTGTTGTTTGGTGGTGTTGTTCCGCGCCATACCGTAATTGTATTCACTCGGTGAGACTACACCTTCTCTGTTGTATAGTATGTTTAATGAGTTGGCCATGCCTTTGTCAATTCAGATTATAAGGTGTAGAAATTGATGTAAATATTGAAACTGGGATACCCATTTAGCTCCTACATCTCATTTTCCATTTATATGCTCTGCAATATTGTTAACAGCACTGtaactatatttttttttcttttggtgtttatgaaaagtttcttttgttacaaatcaaacaaaaacttCTCTCAAGTGAAATGGTTCCTTTTAAATAAATAACCTGTTAAGTATCTTTTTTCCCCACAGCTTTCTTTGATCACATAGAGCAATGGATTGAtgtttgctttgtttcttgtttatcTTTCAATTTCTTACTGATCATTGCTATTTTGTCGGTTTAATTCTGCAGGAGAAACTGTTTGGTTGTTGAAGCAATCTTTTATTTGGTGATTTTATAGTAGGTAGAGTTGTGAGAATGTTTGTTGGGGTAACCTGGCCTTAAAGAGATACAGAGCTGAGCTAAATACTTTGGGAAAGGCAGAACATGCCACTGATCATTGCCTTCTGCTAACTGTACTGAGTTTGCCAGGTACAAACCAATATTTCATTTCCCTTCTGACATGGACATGCTGTTGTTAATCTTACACAAGCTCCATTTGGATTCTTTGACATGTCTATTAGTTTTCAAATGTTCATTAAGAAGGATAGAATAAGATAACATGATTGCCACATGTTGATGCCCTAAGATAACGTTTTTACATGTTTTTGTGATGATCTTTTCGATTCTGAAAAGGGAAAAGACCAGTATTCCTATACCTATATTTGCAAGCAAGAGCTGCATATATAGCTATTCTCTTTATGGCTTTATGTTATTAGTTCCGAACAACATGTTGACAATATTACTACGAATGTCCAggacttctttcttttctacatCAGCAGCAATTGAGCAATTTGACTTCGATTTGTTTACTTGTTTTCTGTAAGGCAGATTAAGTTTATATATGTGTGGATTGAGACaattactagtcatttggaaatttatatatgtgtgaacAATTATGCAGGCATATGATAAAAGGGAAAAGTAAAGAAGCTTTCATTGCATAGATATCAAGTACGTCAACAAGGTATACTAAGTAATGTCATACCCTAATATCATTGAACTTCTCTTTTCATAGTTGCAGTCTGAAATACATGCCAGTATGTGGTTTTGCAAGATCAAATTATTTCATACTTAAATCAGCCAAATAGGCCCTGTAACTTTGCTATATCCAGAATTTATGGAGGATGGTGGGCTGCACTACATCATAGTCTAAAGTGTTATTATGACTTAACAGGTCATATAAATAGCAAGGAGAGGTAATTGAAACAGCAGTAGAACAAGTTCACCTCTTCCTCCTCGGAAACCATAGGTAATACTACCATCTCTATAAGAAGGCAAAGTTAAATTTGAGTTCTCTTGTTCTGGCTCAAAATAACAGATATATAAATGTCTTTGAGCTTTGTTAATGGTTTATTTTAATCATACAAAAATATTTTATTCCACTTTAGTATCATTATTTGTATTGAAGTACTTTGTTGAATTGTTTATTCTAGGATTAATTGGATAGTGAGACATTGGGGCAGATTATAGTTACTAGTTTTGGGAAGGGCTATTACTTGTTGACGTTTCCATGGTCAGGTTAGATTGTCATTGATCTTTTCGTTGGTTTTCCATTTGTTTGTCTTAGTCTTCGGTATTCTTTATATGAGGAGCTTCATACATGGCGTAAGAACCTTCTTACTCAACACCCAaactttgattttaaatgtcccAAGTTTCAGCAATTTAATTAGTCTATTTTGACACAGGCACCTACATGAAACTCTTACTGAGAGAGATGAGTTGGACACCTTTGCATTCATTGATCCTGCAGCCACATATAACTATGAGAGATCGGGATTTGGTCCTTACTTAGTGGATCGGTTGAAAGAGGGAAAGACTGATCGTATATTCTTTATACCCTACAATCCGGGGTAAGTATTATTTTTATACTTTTAGTGGTCAGCTGCATTCTGCTTGGTTAGTTGCATCTTGTGGGCTATGAAATAATGTAGGGAACATTGGATTTTGACAATCATTTGGGAGGATGAAGTCTACATCTTAGACCCTTTGCCAAAACCGGTCCATTACACAGCATGGGAAACTGCAGTGATGAAGTAAGCAATGTTATGCTTCTTCATTTTAACTTATTTTTCACTAAGTAACATTTCTGCTGAAACTTGACACACTTGGTGGTGCATGCAGTGCGGTTAAAAGTTACAATGCTGAAAAGGGGAGGGCTAACAAAGTGCCTAAATTAAGACTACTCCCGGTAAGCATTGTATATGTGGTTGATTGAGTTATAATATTTGATTTAGAGTGATAAAGTCTTTCGAATTTAATAACGTGAATAAATAGGGCGTACCTAAACAACCGGGCGGAATTGAGTGTGTCTACTATGTTATGCGGTACATGAAGGATATTATTAATGATGACACACTTTCCTTTTCGACCAAGGTATACGTATTAGGAATTAACAGAAACTTTGGTTTAAATATTAGCGCATTTCATTATGACTTACATTGATATATGtttgttgtgtgtgtgtgtgtgtgtgtgtatttgtaGTGGGCAGTAAAGACTCGGAAAGGATATACCCAACAACAACTTGACGAGGTGCACATGGAGGTGGCCGACTACTTGCAGACCTTGTTGTAGATTCTGACTAGGATGgggattttgagtaaggctagataGCTTTTGGTTCACTTTGACTACTTACAGACCTTGTTGTAGATTCTGACTAGGATGaggattttgagtaaggctagataGCTTTTGGTTCACTTTTTTTGTGGTAGATGAAGTGAATGCAGCAATTATGAACAAAATTGCTATATATAGGCATTATTAGGCTAGCCTTATAGTAGGTTAATTGGGGTTTTGTTTTGCCTATTTTGTGAACTGtcaatgatgatgattttggacaaaataccccaatatatattgaaatcaCTTTGGTCAACTGTGGATATTGCAATATTGTATAGCAGCAGCTacatattttgtggacatcaaTCCTCTTATTTTAAACTGATGTCTATGTATAAAGTTTAAATAAGTTATAGCTATAAGAACTGATGTCCAATAAGAGAGATACATCAGTTCCACAATCCAAATCGATGTCCCATTAACCACAGGAAATCGAAGTATTATGTTGGAATCGATGTGCCATAAGCTACTACACATCGTCTTTAGACAAAGATCGATGTCCAATATAAGTATTGCCATCGATGAGGACAAGAAAACCGATGTTATGAAAATATATGAACATCGTTTTTTTTAGTGATTCGATATATTACATAGCATTAGACATCGTTCTTTTACTGGAATCGATGTAGTATAAGATGATTAACATCGTTTTTTCCCTAGAATCTGATGTTAATGTAAGTAAATAAATCGGTTAATATAATATTCAACTGTGTATATTGAATTAGGAATGGTAGGATATGAGCCAAATTACACGTCTAAATCATGAACAACAAAAAACGTTCATGGTAACTGATGTGTGAAACAATATCAGTCATCATTTTAAgtaaataacgatgttaaaatgtataGTTGGGCTGTAGGATCTATATTTCTATAAGCATTAAAGCCAAAAATATGAGGGTTtaacaatatataaacatacaaATTTGTCAGAATTTAAAcgtatttacatcgatttataatgaAGAACCGATGTATATAATTATAccagacatcggctaaaaaccgaggTCTGCATTTTCcagatctttctcatcacccactaagacatcggtcagaattctttttctcatcggtttttggccgatgtctgaggccataattctagtagtgtttctATCAACCACCGAGTATTCAAAGTCCGTCCTCGCTAATTTATGTTGTaaaaatttgggttttttttttccttttgtaaaattgattaaaatagaaaataaatttggtaaaataaaagaaagaaaagttgagATAAAAATAGATaggctaatatatatatatatatatagtaaaacCAAAGTGAGAAAACAATCAGGAGACGAACTGAGAATTAATAGACAAATCAGGTGTCCGATCCAGGCACTGTAAAGTGTATGACCTTACATATATGCTCGATTCCCATATAAATTATGGAAATTTGCTAATGAATATGTATCATTAATTGACATACCTTCTTATGTTTTGTTGATAAAATTTGGGAAATTTTTCCGGCGGAAGCAAACGGAGGAAACTAATAAATCGTGATAGTCATTCCATTACTAACGGAGTGTCTACAGACcgggttttgaattagattgGATAGCAAGACGGCAATCAAATTCCGTTTTTAGTTGTGGAAAGTCCAGAAGATACTTTGTATACATATTCATCAAAGCCTTTGAGTACTCCGGCATTCAATCAATATTAATTCGATTGAATGAGTAATTGACTTTTACTTAATATACCATTTATACCTTATATACCTTTTTTCGTTAACCCCTAGTCAAGAACAGAACATAATAGGGCGTCCTCCGATTGAGAGAATCTTGACTTTATCAGCAATGCCTTGAAAGAAATTACGCTTAGGTTGCCCATGAAAGATTGGAACTTCTAAGTAAGAGAAAGGCAATTCTCCAAAAGGAATACCCAAAAGAGAATAGATAAGAGGACGTCTCACCATTGCCGAATGACCAAGGTAAACATTAGATTTGCCTTTGTTCAGGATTGATTGCTATATAGGTTTAGAAGATGGAGAAGGGCATCACATAGTGAATGACAACCCATGTAGATCATGTAGATGTAACCCACTTGGTTTTGTCTGAGTGGGAAAGAACGACCATGGACAAATTGATTCAAGATGctttaggcttagtttgggattgctgtgttgtgagaagaAGCACTTATAAatttgctgtgagaagaagtaCTTCTGGatttgctgtgagaagaaggaACTGAAGAGAAGAAGTActtctaaattttctttttgagatGAAAGAGGTCAAAACTTTATTGAAGAGCTATTACATATGTAAGAAAAGGAGGAACTGAAGAGAACTTAAAACAATGGCCAACACTACTAGAGTGAGCTACCAACATATGTGCAGCAGTATTGGCTTCCCTACGCACATGGCATATGCGGACATTAGGCATATTGGCTATCAGTATCTTCAAATCATCATAAACTCGGCCAAGCAGAGAAATATTGGCTCTGTCAGTACCAGTAAGCTACCTTTGAACAATCAAAGAGTCAGTTTCTCGTCTTCCCGGACCATCTCCTTCATCGGCATTGTCCTCTATCTCGCTAATCTATGAAGTGTCCATACTTTAGATAACAAACCTGTAATGTATTACTATCTCATTAAATTTGAACATATAAATGATATTAATATCGACAAACGAGCACAAGTAATCAATCTAGTAACAAAGACCAGTTTCCACAAGGTACTAGTATCATTAATCAAAAGAAAGTACCATCAGTTTCAACACTAGTGGATTCTTCTTTCCCATCTGTTTTGTGTGAtgtgaaagaaaattaaaagaaaaaagctcAGAACTACATATTCAATAGGCACAATCAATTGCATAGATATTATGCCAAGAACAAGTAGAAGAGCATATGCTCagcttttttcttctctattctttaaaccttggcctgcttCCTTATGGGGTATCTGAGAAGGTTTGATATCGAGAGTGTAGCCAATGAGATCTTTCAATTTATGAGATACATCAGCACGCTCTAATGGCCTTGTCTCAGGCACATCTGTggttaagacaatcatcaaccTGTGGAGATAACTGAAGATCCTAATATGGGCCCCACTTACACCCAAGGCCAAGAGTGTCCAAATGCAAGTTTAAGCTCATAATCAAACTTGGTATAACAGTTTACTGAGAGCTGATGAAAAAGGTTGCAAAGAAAAACTCACCAGGATGTTTATCTCCTGGACTTGTTTCTGTTGATCATCAACAGAGGCTTTATTAGCCATGCCAATAATCTCGTCTACATCTCTGCCTCATCAGCGTCCTTTCCCATTGTAGCTGGATATACGAGTCTTCCATAATTAACGTTCATGATAttcaaaacaacagataatgcAGCATGCAAACTATATATATGAGAATGGTAACACCAATTCACATGCAGGAGCATTTTGGAAGTTAATATAAAGAACATATGTGATATATTTAAACAACAAATTGTTCTGTGCTTTAAACTATTCGAAATCTAAGATTAATATTTTGCAAGAGAAAAAGGACTCAATGGTGCAAAAGTTTGTAGTGGTGGTTCAAGTCATCAAGTGTTATGCTTAAGCATTTGAACTTTAGTATTATGCTGACTTCCTTCTTAAGACACAATTAGTTAGTGAATTAGTTAGAACATGAGGAATGAGGAGCAGCAAATGTGGTATAGATAAATAGAGATAGATCTATTAGTCATGGCTGCTAATCCTGTACagcatgcaatgaaaataaAGAACTGAACCGATGAGAAACTAGCAACTCTTTTTGGGGTAAACATTTGATTTCCTTTTGTTATGAAGGATTGTAATTACATTATTCCCCTATTGAAATACAAGTAGGCTAAAATTGTATCAAGTAACTAGATGGTCAGACTCTCTACTAATAACCGTTTGGTCCAAGATTTGCACATGAGTAATAAATCATCTATTAACCCGATATACATGCAGTTAGCTTTGGGATTGGATAATAGGTTCATATTGAAAGATGGTAATGTGACACCAACTTGGTATATAGGAAAAGGCGGTTCATATCTGCCTCAAATTGTAGTTTCCTCGGATTCTTGCCAAACAACTGATAAATGattgcagaaagaaaaaaatggactAGATTTTATTTTCTACCAATGGAATCTCTTTGTGAATCTAGACCAAAATCTAGCAAACAGATTGAGGATTTATCTTTTAGAATCTGGAGACGATTAATGCTTGAACTGTTCAATGATCGTagaaagagaaggaggagaagacaATCAGAAATAGGGATCCTTTCACGTGTTTCCGATGAGAACGATGATGCTTCTCAGAgacagagaaggagaagaagtggAGGCCCTCTCTCCCCATTTGTTCCGATTAGGATGAATGATATGTACTTGACGGAaaatagaggaggaggagaacgcGATGTGTTCGTCTCGCCCAGATGAAGATGAAAGACCTGTTCAATGTAATTTTCACAAAAAGATGAGGATAGAATAGGTAGTttgaaataattcattaaaCGACCTCCATGTTTTTCCAATTGGTTCCGCAAAAGCAAATTTCAAAAGCTACGATTTGTAGCTTCTCAAAAACACAGGTTAGGAGAAGCGCTTTAGACTAAAATCAGCTTTAAAGAATTTTACCAAACAGCCCAATCTAAATTCAAAAGCACTTCTTGACTCAAAAGCAGTTTAGGAATCAATAGCAAACTGGGCCTTAATTCTAAATATACTAAAGGCAAACTATAGTTTTCCTGTTCATTTCGCAAGCGACAAAGGGAGTGAATAGTGTATCCAGAAAAGACCGTTATGCCCTCCTTTGagattttccttttttgttttgctgTGTATCGACCGTATCTTGCCCTTGCTCTTCACTCACAGTCTCAGGCTACAATCTGACGTTGCGTTGCTGTGTTCGTTTGTGTGCTGCTGGTgcagaaatagattgctctggtACTGATCTATAGTCTTACGGTAATGCTCTTCTGCTTGAAATTGAATTGATTTTTGTCGGAAACTGAGTTATTTGCTGGTTTTTTGTTAAGTGGAAGAGATTGAGATAATCAtgtctatttttcttttaatctctTCGATTTGATTGTTTCGTGCTTGGGTTGTTCTGTTTTCCAACAATGAGTTTTTAACAGTTTGGTTTCTCTTCGGCTTTAGGATAATCGTGTTTGGGTAGGTGATCTGCTACAACTAAACCAATCGTGCTTGGGTTTTGAAGATAATCGTGCTAGACCAACCAGGTGAGGGGTTTTGTGCTATGATCGACATAATCGTGTCTATTTTTCGTTTAATCTCTTGAAATTGATTGTTTCATGCTTGGGTTTCTCTTTTCCTATATTAAGACTGGGAGGTGTTCTGTTTCGAACAATGAGCTACTGTTATTGGAAATGTTTAGTGTAAATTGAGATTGCTATCTTAGTGAAGCCTCTTTCTTCGGTGAGTATCATCTACAAATGATCATCAAAATTATAGATAAAGCATTTTAAGTTGATGTTTCTTCGGTTGTGATTACAACTGTATTACATACACAATTTgcggggaaaaaaaaaatgtatacccGCAGCATCATGTGGGGGTGATACGTAGTGTATACaaaatgtcacactttttttttttgaatttagaTTAAATTTCTGCAAATCTAATAAATTGAAAtattaaattgtaaaaatctACCATTTTTCTAGTCCTTAATTTGAATTAGATTTATTTCTGGCAAGCAATTTGGATTAGAATCGGAAAAGTAAATATGTTAAAGGTGTTAATGGCAGACATAAAAAATGGTGGTTGGTGGGTATAACGTCTTTTGAATTGAAGTCACCAGAggttaaaataaaagaaagaaaggtcCATCTGTACTTGTACGTGTCAAACTCAAATTACATTCACACTGCACTGAAACCGCGTGGTTTTGCATGTCCAACTCCTTGAGCGAAGAAGAAACGGATCCTCATTTCCGAACTCTCCAGTCAGTCTGAGTCCGAGTCATTGATCAGATTTCATAAAAATGGTCACCGGGAAATCAAGCGACCCAGAGCGTCTGCAGCAGCTGAAGGCCTTCGACAACTCCAAAGCTGGTGTCAAAGGGATTGTAGATGCCGGAATCACCAAACTCCCACCAATTTTCGTCCGTCCAAAGAAAGATCCCTCCGTCGTTGGATACCGTACGGTTTCAGGTCATTTCACTATCCCAATGGTGGATCTGGCTGAATATAACGGAAGGCGTGCTGAGGTGATCGACCAAGTCCGGATGGCCTCAGAGAGCTATGGGTTCTTCCAGGTGGTGAACCATGGGATTCCCCAGAGAGTGATGGAGGAGATGATGGAGGCGGCCCGTGTGTTTCACGAGCTGCCAAGGGAGGAGAAGGCGGAGTACTATAGTagggagatggggatgaaggtcAAGTACTATGCTAGCAGTACCATGTATGATTTGATGTTTGCTGATTGGAAGGACACTTTGCAGTGTATCGTAGGTGATGAGCAGTTTGATCCTCAAGAAATTCCTCTCGTTTGCAGGTATATATGTCCGTCCGAGATTGATTTGTCTCGGATCACATCATCTACATATGTGATGACCAACAAGaaaattttgttattaagcatgatAATAATCACAACCGATATAAATTTATACCTATCATTTTCATACATTGTTAGTCATAAtcactgctttatttatttaatcaAGCATGATATGATATCATATATCTACTTAGACATGTTAATTAATTTGGTTTCCTTTGTGTAATCTCTAGAGATATAACTATGGAGTACTCTAAGCACGTTCACAAATTAGGTgtcactttgtttgaatttatATCTGAGGCGCTTGGGCTCAAACCTAATCACCTCAAAAACTTGGATATCACAAAGGGGCATATGATTCTTAGTCATTACTATCCACCATGCCCTGAGCCTGAAGTGGCTATTGGCACTGTCGAACACTCAGATCCTGATTTTATGACCATCCTACTTCAAGATCAAATTGGTGGACTTCAAGTTTTGTACCAAAATCAGTGGATTGATGTTCTTCCTGTACCTAGAGCTCTAGTGGTGAATATCGGAGATTTCTTACAGGCAAGTTTTCTATATATATCGatcatatatattcataaagGTTGTTTGCTATTGTTTCACTACATATTGGAGTTATATACGAGTAACTAAATTGCATCTTGTACGtaactttttcttttcacaTAGCATAGGAGATGTACTTGTGAATAATATGATTTTCATACGTTGTCATTCAAGAAACAAATCGGCAATACATACGTTGTCATTCTAGAGATAAACCGGCAATATATACGTTGTCAATTCGGAAAATTTAGATATAGATAGAGCAGGAATTTGCAGTTAACGTAcatacaacatttttttttctttttttttttaaagatgattaaaggatttcactcctacccccatagtgactcgaacccatgacttcgaaCGTACATACAACCTTTTTCACATGGACTTTTCAATCCATTGATTTATTACTAGTATAAATAAgttcattttcatttcttcaccTGGTTATTACTTGGCCATATTCTTTGTTGACtttaacttaatgatttgaggATAgtgagataaaaaataaaaaactaatacTTCCAGTGCATTCCAGGTGAAACGGTCTTACATGTATGCGTGTGTCCACGCGCACGTGACTGTGTATGTATGTttcagtggtgttcacctggtcagttgctgaccaaagaatttatgctcaataacccttagatttacatccaagggtggaaaacaaaacacctcaacttaataataattctctctgccattggatttacatctaagggtggttgagcattattttcttggtcaataactgaccaggtgaacattttcgatgTATGTTTATTGATTAATTGTGTCCAACTCCTTATGTCGTTCACTACAAAAGTTTCCAATAAGTAGGCCATCACGACTCAATTACATCGGACATTCTCTTTTTAAGTTATCTTCTTTGTTATTTTAAACACCGTACCACTCATGAATTATTTTAGAGACTTTTTAAAAGGGATGGTTCTGTTGCATTTTTGAACTTTCACAATGTTTGAACTTTAATCCATTGTCGATTTCTATTTCTCTAGCAATCATAAATCAATTCATTAGTGTGATTATCTGATTAATGGGTGCATTGATACAGCTAATCTCAAACAATAAGTTTATAAGCGTCAATCACAGAGTATTGGCTAAAAATGAAGGTCCAAGAATTTCGGTGGCATGTTTTTTTAGACCTTCCCTTGAAAACTCCTCAACATTATATGGGCCAATCAAGGAGTTAACATCAGAAGAAAAACCTCCAATTTATCAGGAAACAACAGTGAAAGATTATGTTATGTGCCACTACAAGAAATGGGAACTAGATGAGGTCTCCGGGCTAGAAGACTTGAAACTGTGATATAACTGAAGTTTGTCCTTAAAAATGTATAACCTGGTAATAGTTTATGCAATAATTGATCAATCGATCTCTTACTTATCTATAAACTGTGAAAGAacagaagtttgtccttcagaATGCATGCTCTAGTAATAGTTTATGCAATACTTGATCAATCGATCTCTTATTTATTAATAAACTTAATGTACTTTTTGGTGTTAGCCTTGTCACATCACCTTTAAGGATCTTTTGAGTGTTTGATTTATAGGTGCCTATGAATGTCCGAAGATTCTGCTATCCACTGTTAATAGATTATGCGGAAATTTATTGCCAGTGTCTTTATCTACTCAATAGATGGAGGATATATATTGTATATAATGGTCTATATCTATTGAAGTTCG belongs to Rosa chinensis cultivar Old Blush chromosome 4, RchiOBHm-V2, whole genome shotgun sequence and includes:
- the LOC112199954 gene encoding deacetoxyvindoline 4-hydroxylase; this translates as MVTGKSSDPERLQQLKAFDNSKAGVKGIVDAGITKLPPIFVRPKKDPSVVGYRTVSGHFTIPMVDLAEYNGRRAEVIDQVRMASESYGFFQVVNHGIPQRVMEEMMEAARVFHELPREEKAEYYSREMGMKVKYYASSTMYDLMFADWKDTLQCIVGDEQFDPQEIPLVCRDITMEYSKHVHKLGVTLFEFISEALGLKPNHLKNLDITKGHMILSHYYPPCPEPEVAIGTVEHSDPDFMTILLQDQIGGLQVLYQNQWIDVLPVPRALVVNIGDFLQLISNNKFISVNHRVLAKNEGPRISVACFFRPSLENSSTLYGPIKELTSEEKPPIYQETTVKDYVMCHYKKWELDEVSGLEDLKL
- the LOC112199172 gene encoding uncharacterized protein LOC112199172, producing MAHLHETLTERDELDTFAFIDPAATYNYERSGFGPYLVDRLKEGKTDRIFFIPYNPGEHWILTIIWEDEVYILDPLPKPVHYTAWETAVMNAVKSYNAEKGRANKVPKLRLLPGVPKQPGGIECVYYVMRYMKDIINDDTLSFSTKWAVKTRKGYTQQQLDEVHMEVADYLQTLL